One stretch of Candidatus Methanomethylophilaceae archaeon DNA includes these proteins:
- a CDS encoding DNA-directed RNA polymerase subunit K yields the protein MGFTEKEITRFEKARIIGARALQISCGAPTFADPDVIADMLDPIDIAEAEFNEGLIPISVIRKRFLSQTA from the coding sequence GTGGGTTTTACGGAAAAAGAAATCACCAGATTCGAGAAGGCAAGGATAATCGGCGCCCGTGCGCTGCAGATATCCTGCGGAGCCCCTACCTTCGCCGACCCCGACGTCATCGCCGACATGTTGGATCCCATCGACATCGCGGAGGCCGAATTCAACGAGGGCCTCATCCCCATCAGCGTCATCAGGAAGCGATTCCTTTCTCAAACCGCTTAA